Proteins co-encoded in one Acidithiobacillus caldus ATCC 51756 genomic window:
- a CDS encoding NuoB/complex I 20 kDa subunit family protein — MGIEGVLEKGFVTTSIDTVVNWSRTGSLWPMTFGLACCAVEMMHAGAARYDLDRFGIIFRPSPRQSDVMIVAGTLVNKMAPALRKVYDQMPEPRWVVSMGSCANGGGYYHYSYSVVRGCDRIVPVDVYVPGCPPTAEALLFGLIQLQKKIRRTNTIAR; from the coding sequence ATGGGAATAGAGGGAGTCCTCGAGAAGGGGTTTGTCACCACCAGCATCGACACGGTAGTCAACTGGAGTCGTACCGGATCCCTGTGGCCCATGACCTTTGGGCTCGCCTGTTGCGCGGTGGAAATGATGCACGCCGGCGCCGCCCGCTACGATCTGGACCGCTTCGGCATCATCTTTCGTCCGAGCCCAAGACAGTCGGACGTCATGATCGTCGCCGGTACCCTGGTCAACAAGATGGCTCCCGCCCTGCGTAAGGTCTACGATCAGATGCCCGAGCCACGCTGGGTGGTGTCCATGGGCTCCTGCGCCAACGGTGGCGGCTATTACCACTATTCCTACAGCGTGGTGCGCGGTTGCGACCGCATCGTGCCGGTGGACGTCTATGTCCCGGGCTGCCCGCCAACGGCAGAGGCTCTGCTCTTTGGACTCATCCAGCTGCAGAAGAAAATCCGCCGCACCAACACCATAGCCAGGTAA
- a CDS encoding NADH-quinone oxidoreductase subunit A, translating to MLDHYLPVLIFLLVALVVGIVPLWLGSNLGPKRPDSEKLSPYECGFEAFEDARVKFDVRYYLVAILFILFDLEIAFLFPWAVVFDAIGVTGFLAMMIFLAILVVGFIYEWKKGALEWE from the coding sequence ATGTTGGATCACTATCTACCCGTACTCATTTTCTTGCTGGTTGCCCTGGTGGTGGGTATCGTGCCGCTGTGGCTGGGATCCAACCTCGGCCCCAAACGGCCGGACAGCGAAAAACTCTCCCCCTACGAATGCGGTTTCGAGGCCTTCGAGGATGCGCGCGTCAAATTCGACGTGCGGTATTACCTGGTCGCCATCCTTTTCATTCTGTTCGATCTGGAAATTGCCTTTCTTTTTCCCTGGGCCGTGGTCTTTGACGCCATCGGTGTGACGGGTTTCCTTGCCATGATGATTTTTCTGGCCATTCTCGTGGTCGGTTTCATCTACGAGTGGAAGAAGGGAGCGCTGGAATGGGAATAG
- a CDS encoding NADH-quinone oxidoreductase subunit D, with the protein MPEINNFTMNFGPQHPSAHGVLRLVLELDGEVIERADPHIGLLHRATEKLAEHKTYLQNLPYMDRLDYVSMMCNEHAYCRAVEKLLGVEIPIRAQYIRTLFDEITRILNHLLWLGAYALDVGAMSVFLYCFREREDLMDVYEAVSGARMHAAYYRPGGVYRDLPERMPQYEPSPYRDARRLAELNANRQGSVLDFIEDFTRRFPGYVDEYETLLTDNRIWKQRTVGIGVVSPERAIALGFTGPMLRASGVAWDLRRSEPYAAYADLDFDIPVGKEGDCYDRYLVRVAEMRQSNRIIAQCVDWLRRNPGPVIVDDYKIAPPPRETMKTSMEALIHHFKLFTEGMAVPPGEVYAAVEAPKGEFGIYLVSDGANKPYRMKIRAPGFAHLAAMDEMARGHMIADVVAILATMDIVFGEIDR; encoded by the coding sequence ATGCCGGAAATCAATAACTTCACCATGAACTTCGGGCCGCAACATCCGTCGGCCCACGGTGTCCTGCGCCTCGTCCTGGAGCTGGATGGGGAGGTCATCGAGCGGGCCGACCCACACATCGGCCTGCTCCACCGCGCCACCGAGAAATTGGCCGAACACAAGACCTACCTGCAGAATCTCCCCTACATGGACCGTCTCGACTACGTGTCCATGATGTGCAACGAGCATGCCTACTGTCGCGCGGTCGAAAAGCTGCTGGGGGTGGAAATACCCATCCGCGCCCAATACATCCGTACCCTCTTCGATGAGATCACCCGCATCCTCAACCACCTCCTGTGGCTGGGTGCCTACGCCCTGGACGTCGGTGCCATGAGCGTCTTTCTGTACTGCTTCCGCGAGCGGGAGGACCTCATGGACGTCTACGAGGCGGTCTCCGGAGCACGCATGCACGCTGCCTACTACCGTCCGGGCGGCGTCTACCGCGACCTGCCCGAGCGCATGCCCCAGTACGAGCCCTCGCCCTACCGCGATGCCCGGCGTCTGGCGGAACTCAATGCCAACCGGCAGGGCAGCGTCCTGGATTTCATCGAGGATTTCACCCGCCGCTTTCCGGGCTACGTGGACGAGTACGAGACCCTGCTCACGGACAACCGCATCTGGAAACAGCGCACCGTCGGCATCGGTGTGGTCAGCCCCGAGCGCGCCATTGCCCTGGGCTTTACCGGTCCCATGCTGCGCGCCAGCGGTGTCGCCTGGGATCTGCGGCGCAGCGAGCCCTACGCCGCCTACGCCGACCTCGACTTCGACATTCCCGTGGGCAAGGAGGGAGACTGCTACGACCGCTACCTCGTGCGCGTTGCCGAGATGCGCCAGAGCAATCGCATCATCGCCCAGTGTGTGGATTGGCTGCGCCGTAACCCGGGGCCCGTCATAGTCGACGACTACAAGATTGCCCCGCCACCGCGGGAGACCATGAAGACCAGCATGGAAGCCCTGATCCACCACTTCAAGCTCTTCACCGAGGGTATGGCGGTACCGCCCGGCGAGGTCTACGCCGCCGTCGAAGCGCCCAAGGGGGAATTTGGCATCTATCTGGTCTCCGACGGTGCCAACAAGCCCTACCGCATGAAGATCCGGGCACCGGGATTCGCGCACCTGGCTGCCATGGACGAGATGGCCCGCGGCCACATGATCGCCGACGTCGTGGCCATTCTCGCGACCATGGACATCGTTTTTGGCGAAATCGACAGGTAA
- the nuoF gene encoding NADH-quinone oxidoreductase subunit NuoF: MYVNGVTLKNRGIPDSHRLSVYESTGGYQALRKIFAEGITPEQVIAEMKTSALRGRGGAGFPTGLKWSFMPKGVSGTKYLLCNADEGEPGTCKDRDIMRYEPHRLIEGMIIGAYAMGARAGYIFIRGEFIEPIRRVEAALEEAYAAGFLGERILGQEFSFDLYVHRGAGAYICGEETALMEALEGKKGQPRFKPPFPASYGLYGRPTTINNVETFASVPDIIVRGGQWFLDLGKANNGGTKIFSVTGQVQRPGNYEVPMGTPFPELLDMAGGLHPGRSLKAVIPGGTSTAMLAGATMMECTMDYDSIAKAGSALGAGSVIVIDDSVCIVRVVERIARFYMHESCGQCTPCREGMGWLWRVMHRIENGQGRAQDIDLLLNVGARIEGRTICALADGGVAPVVSSIKLFRDEYEHHIRHGQCLVGQRRAA, translated from the coding sequence ATGTACGTTAACGGCGTTACCCTCAAGAATCGCGGGATCCCGGATTCCCATCGCCTGTCGGTCTATGAGTCGACGGGCGGCTACCAAGCCCTGCGCAAGATCTTTGCCGAAGGCATCACGCCTGAGCAGGTGATTGCCGAGATGAAGACCTCTGCCCTGCGCGGGCGTGGTGGCGCGGGTTTTCCCACGGGCCTCAAATGGAGTTTCATGCCCAAGGGGGTGTCGGGCACCAAGTATCTGCTCTGCAACGCCGACGAGGGGGAACCCGGCACCTGCAAGGATCGCGATATCATGCGCTACGAGCCGCATCGGCTCATCGAGGGCATGATCATCGGCGCCTATGCCATGGGCGCGCGTGCCGGTTATATCTTCATCCGCGGTGAGTTCATCGAACCCATCCGTCGGGTCGAGGCGGCCCTGGAGGAGGCCTACGCCGCGGGCTTCTTGGGAGAACGTATCCTCGGACAGGAGTTCTCCTTCGACCTGTACGTCCACCGCGGTGCCGGCGCCTACATCTGTGGAGAGGAAACGGCGCTGATGGAGGCTCTGGAAGGCAAGAAAGGCCAGCCACGCTTCAAGCCGCCCTTCCCGGCCAGCTATGGTCTGTACGGTCGCCCCACCACCATCAACAACGTCGAGACCTTTGCCTCGGTGCCCGACATCATCGTCCGCGGCGGCCAGTGGTTTCTCGATCTCGGCAAGGCCAACAACGGCGGTACCAAGATATTTTCGGTGACCGGTCAGGTGCAGCGCCCAGGCAATTATGAAGTGCCCATGGGCACCCCTTTTCCGGAACTGCTGGACATGGCCGGCGGCCTCCATCCGGGTCGGAGCCTCAAGGCGGTGATCCCCGGTGGGACCAGCACCGCCATGCTCGCCGGTGCCACCATGATGGAATGCACCATGGACTACGACTCCATCGCCAAGGCTGGCTCGGCCCTGGGGGCCGGCTCGGTCATCGTCATCGACGACAGCGTCTGTATCGTTCGCGTAGTGGAGCGTATCGCCCGCTTCTACATGCACGAGTCCTGCGGTCAGTGCACCCCCTGTCGCGAGGGTATGGGCTGGCTGTGGCGGGTCATGCACCGCATCGAAAATGGTCAGGGCCGCGCCCAGGACATCGACCTCCTTCTCAATGTCGGCGCGCGTATCGAGGGCCGTACCATCTGCGCCCTGGCCGATGGGGGGGTGGCGCCGGTGGTCAGCTCCATCAAACTCTTCCGCGATGAGTACGAGCACCACATCCGCCATGGCCAGTGTCTGGTGGGACAGCGGAGGGCCGCCTGA
- the nuoG gene encoding NADH-quinone oxidoreductase subunit NuoG — MPHIEIDGRELDVAAGTTILEAARQLGIYIPVFCYHPKLSIAANCRMCLVDVEKQWKPLPACATPCADGMKIQTRSAKAKAAQQGVLEFLLINHPLDCPVCDQGGECPLQDITMGYANPHSFYQEEKRVVADKDIGPLIATEMTRCIQCTRCVRFGQEIGGIMELGVVGRGEKEAISTYVAKAVSSELSGNMIDLCPVGALTSKPFRYKARSWELKHTPSLCPHCSTGCNTDVQSLGKDVLRVLPRANESVNEEWICDKGRFAYAGLAASDRGQTPLLRVNGSLQPASWAEALEVAAAGLEHLIQKHGPQAIAALISPNSSNEELFLFQALFRALGVAHIEHRLRQTDFRADAAMPLYPALNMSLEDLERERTVLLCHAFPREQQPLTNHRLRKAALAGAEIYAINTVLREFNFPVQGIFSETGNDLGLYQRLEELLRGATAQSHEGALARLATALRTAEDPLLLIGNDALQHPRAAELLLAIQRVAALAGARTGWLANAANAAGAWLLGCVPQRRPGGASVAGDRSPTWSNAHKGFVLYGVEPTYDSLDAEAARHALGQAEFVLALGHFTGHLPDSVQVFLPLASWAESAGSFINNEGRLQHYRAAVAPVGEARPGWKVLRVLADHLGIAGLAFNDLEEVQAAWHGTLGDFPLDVPAFGTFPELAMAAAEPLPEGDLRLLGDWTIYTADPLVRRANPLRRRAACRMHPDDIEARGLGSVVELQRAGGALVALPLLADAGIPRGSVWLPLGTAESVALGGVAGSCAVGRAARRQAV, encoded by the coding sequence ATGCCACACATCGAGATCGATGGCCGGGAACTGGACGTCGCCGCCGGTACCACCATCCTCGAGGCGGCGCGACAGCTGGGTATCTACATCCCGGTCTTCTGCTACCACCCCAAGTTGTCCATCGCCGCCAATTGCCGCATGTGTCTGGTGGACGTGGAGAAGCAGTGGAAACCTCTGCCCGCCTGCGCTACCCCCTGCGCCGACGGCATGAAGATCCAGACCCGCTCGGCCAAGGCGAAGGCGGCGCAGCAGGGGGTCCTGGAGTTCCTGCTCATCAATCATCCCCTGGATTGTCCGGTCTGTGACCAAGGGGGCGAGTGTCCACTGCAGGACATCACCATGGGCTACGCCAATCCCCACAGCTTCTATCAGGAGGAGAAGCGGGTCGTAGCGGACAAGGACATCGGCCCACTCATCGCCACGGAGATGACCCGCTGCATCCAGTGCACCCGCTGCGTGCGCTTCGGTCAGGAGATCGGCGGCATCATGGAACTGGGGGTGGTCGGCCGCGGCGAAAAGGAAGCCATCAGCACCTACGTGGCCAAGGCCGTGTCGTCGGAGCTGTCGGGCAACATGATCGACCTCTGTCCCGTCGGCGCCCTGACCAGCAAACCCTTTCGGTACAAGGCGCGCTCCTGGGAACTGAAGCACACCCCAAGCCTCTGTCCGCACTGCTCCACGGGCTGCAACACCGACGTGCAAAGCCTGGGCAAGGACGTGCTGCGGGTGTTGCCACGCGCCAACGAGAGCGTCAACGAGGAATGGATCTGCGACAAGGGCCGCTTCGCCTACGCCGGGCTTGCGGCCAGCGACCGTGGCCAGACTCCCCTGCTGCGCGTCAACGGTAGCCTGCAACCGGCCAGCTGGGCAGAAGCCCTCGAGGTGGCTGCGGCGGGTCTGGAGCACCTCATCCAGAAACACGGTCCGCAGGCCATCGCCGCACTCATATCCCCCAATAGCAGCAACGAAGAGCTTTTTCTTTTTCAGGCGCTCTTTCGCGCGCTGGGCGTGGCGCACATCGAGCATCGGCTGCGGCAGACGGATTTCCGCGCCGACGCCGCCATGCCCCTCTACCCCGCCCTCAACATGAGTCTCGAGGACCTGGAACGGGAGCGCACCGTTCTCCTCTGCCATGCCTTCCCGCGGGAGCAGCAACCCCTGACCAACCACCGCCTGCGCAAGGCAGCCCTGGCGGGTGCCGAGATCTACGCCATCAACACCGTACTGCGGGAATTCAACTTTCCGGTGCAGGGAATCTTCTCGGAGACCGGAAACGATCTCGGCCTCTACCAGCGCCTCGAGGAGCTATTGCGCGGTGCCACGGCGCAATCCCACGAGGGAGCGCTGGCGCGCTTGGCCACGGCCCTGCGCACGGCGGAGGACCCGCTGTTGCTCATCGGTAACGACGCCCTGCAGCATCCCCGGGCCGCCGAACTGCTGCTGGCCATCCAGCGCGTTGCCGCGCTTGCCGGGGCCCGGACCGGCTGGCTTGCCAACGCCGCCAATGCCGCCGGTGCCTGGCTTTTGGGCTGCGTTCCCCAGCGCCGGCCCGGGGGCGCGAGCGTGGCGGGGGATCGCAGCCCCACCTGGTCCAACGCCCACAAGGGCTTTGTGCTCTACGGTGTGGAGCCGACGTACGATAGCCTGGATGCAGAGGCAGCGCGGCACGCCTTGGGGCAGGCAGAATTCGTGCTGGCCCTTGGCCATTTCACCGGCCACCTGCCGGATTCGGTCCAGGTCTTCCTGCCCCTGGCCAGCTGGGCTGAGAGTGCCGGCAGCTTCATCAACAACGAGGGGCGTCTGCAACACTATCGGGCCGCGGTGGCACCCGTGGGCGAGGCCCGTCCGGGCTGGAAGGTGCTGCGTGTGCTGGCCGATCATCTGGGCATCGCCGGCCTCGCCTTCAACGATCTCGAGGAGGTTCAGGCCGCCTGGCACGGCACTCTGGGGGATTTCCCCTTGGATGTGCCCGCCTTTGGCACCTTCCCAGAGCTGGCAATGGCCGCCGCCGAGCCGCTGCCCGAGGGCGATCTACGCCTACTCGGGGACTGGACCATCTACACGGCCGATCCTCTGGTCCGCCGCGCGAACCCCCTGCGCCGGCGCGCAGCCTGCCGCATGCACCCCGACGACATCGAGGCGCGGGGCTTGGGCAGCGTGGTGGAATTGCAAAGGGCGGGAGGTGCCCTGGTTGCCCTGCCACTGCTGGCGGACGCGGGGATTCCCCGGGGCTCCGTGTGGTTGCCGCTGGGAACGGCCGAGAGCGTTGCCCTGGGTGGCGTGGCAGGATCCTGTGCAGTGGGCCGCGCGGCGCGGCGACAAGCGGTCTGA
- the secG gene encoding preprotein translocase subunit SecG produces the protein MYDFLLILQVIICVVLVGLVLIQKGQGADIGAVFGGGGSQTVFGARGAGNFLSHTTAVVGALFFLNSLGLAYLSDHASRSVSSGIALPAASAPAAAAPAAAATGSSTQAGASAQAPASATTSASQAPSKEVTHKP, from the coding sequence ATGTACGATTTTCTCTTGATTCTGCAGGTCATCATCTGCGTGGTATTGGTGGGTCTCGTACTGATCCAGAAAGGTCAGGGCGCGGACATCGGCGCCGTGTTTGGCGGCGGTGGTTCCCAGACCGTATTTGGTGCGCGCGGTGCCGGTAATTTCCTTAGCCACACTACGGCGGTGGTAGGAGCGCTGTTCTTTCTCAACAGCTTGGGACTGGCTTACCTTTCCGACCACGCGAGCCGCTCCGTGAGCTCCGGCATCGCCCTTCCGGCGGCGTCGGCGCCGGCTGCCGCGGCTCCCGCAGCGGCGGCTACAGGCTCCAGCACTCAGGCCGGCGCCAGCGCCCAGGCTCCAGCCTCGGCAACGACGTCCGCGTCCCAAGCCCCGTCCAAAGAGGTCACCCACAAGCCTTGA
- the nuoE gene encoding NADH-quinone oxidoreductase subunit NuoE: MLTENALAAIAAERRKYPVDQARSALLAALRIAQEEHGWLPTELIEEVAEVLGIPSIQAFEVATFYTMYDLKPVGKHKLCVCGSVSCFLNGSDDILAHLQKRLGIGIGETTADGLFTLQEVECLGACKDAPVLHLGDRYVEHLTPEGVDALIEQLRGGSSDVR, from the coding sequence ATGCTTACGGAAAACGCCCTTGCCGCCATCGCCGCCGAGCGGCGCAAGTATCCTGTCGATCAGGCCCGCTCTGCCCTGCTCGCGGCCCTGCGCATTGCCCAGGAAGAGCACGGCTGGCTGCCCACGGAGCTCATCGAGGAGGTGGCCGAGGTGCTGGGGATACCGAGTATTCAGGCCTTCGAGGTCGCCACCTTTTACACCATGTACGACCTCAAACCCGTGGGCAAGCACAAGCTCTGTGTGTGCGGCAGCGTTTCCTGCTTTCTCAATGGCTCCGACGATATTCTGGCGCACCTGCAGAAGCGTCTGGGTATCGGCATCGGCGAGACCACGGCGGACGGGCTCTTCACCCTGCAGGAAGTGGAGTGTCTGGGCGCCTGCAAGGACGCCCCGGTCCTGCATCTGGGCGACCGCTACGTTGAGCATCTGACCCCGGAGGGTGTGGACGCCCTCATCGAGCAACTGCGCGGAGGATCGAGCGATGTACGTTAA
- the nuoI gene encoding NADH-quinone oxidoreductase subunit NuoI produces the protein MQIRPKQWFHSFFLTELLRGMQLTGRYFFGRKFTVQYPEERTPQSPRFRGLHALRRYENGEERCISCKLCEAVCPALAITIRGEERADGTRRTTAYDIDLSKCIFCGLCEESCPVDSIVESRVFDYHAETRAELLYNKERLLANGDRLERQLAADRAADRPYR, from the coding sequence ATGCAGATACGTCCAAAACAGTGGTTCCACAGCTTTTTCCTGACCGAGCTCCTGCGTGGCATGCAGCTGACGGGACGCTATTTCTTTGGCCGGAAGTTCACGGTGCAGTACCCGGAAGAGCGCACTCCCCAGTCGCCCCGCTTCCGCGGACTGCACGCCCTGCGGCGCTACGAGAATGGCGAGGAACGCTGCATCTCCTGCAAGCTCTGCGAGGCCGTCTGCCCGGCACTGGCCATTACCATCCGTGGCGAGGAGCGGGCCGACGGTACCCGGCGCACCACGGCCTACGATATCGATCTCAGCAAATGCATCTTCTGCGGGCTCTGCGAGGAATCCTGTCCCGTGGATTCCATCGTCGAGAGCCGGGTCTTCGATTACCATGCCGAGACGCGGGCGGAGCTCCTGTACAACAAGGAGCGGCTGCTCGCCAACGGCGACCGCCTGGAACGGCAGCTGGCCGCGGATCGGGCGGCCGACCGCCCCTACCGCTGA
- a CDS encoding NADH-quinone oxidoreductase subunit J codes for MLVTTLLFYVFSAILLLSALLVITARNPVYASLYLVLAFFNAAALFLLLGAEFLGLILILVYVGAVMVLFLFVVMMLDINLARLQEGFLHYLPLGLAVAILGVLELAAVFWTAPLGHVPAPAALPANADNTRALGGLLYTQYLYPFEIAAVILLIAIIAAIALTLRRRPQSKTQDIGRQLAVKVSERLRLVDLRRPRP; via the coding sequence ATGCTGGTGACGACCCTGCTTTTTTACGTATTTTCGGCCATTCTCCTGCTGTCGGCGTTGCTCGTCATCACCGCCCGCAATCCGGTCTACGCGAGCCTCTATCTGGTGTTGGCCTTCTTCAATGCCGCGGCCTTGTTCCTGCTGTTGGGTGCGGAGTTTCTGGGCCTCATCCTGATCCTCGTCTACGTGGGCGCGGTGATGGTGCTGTTTTTGTTCGTGGTGATGATGCTGGATATCAATCTGGCTCGCCTGCAGGAGGGCTTTCTGCACTATCTGCCCCTGGGGCTGGCGGTGGCGATCCTGGGGGTTCTGGAACTCGCCGCCGTCTTTTGGACGGCGCCTCTGGGGCACGTGCCTGCCCCCGCCGCCCTGCCGGCCAATGCCGACAACACCCGGGCCTTGGGCGGACTGCTCTACACACAGTATCTGTATCCCTTTGAAATTGCGGCGGTCATTCTCCTCATTGCCATCATCGCCGCCATCGCCCTGACCCTGCGGCGTCGGCCCCAGAGCAAGACTCAGGATATCGGCCGGCAGCTAGCAGTGAAGGTCAGTGAGCGCCTCAGGCTCGTGGATCTGCGGAGGCCGCGTCCATGA
- a CDS encoding NADH-quinone oxidoreductase subunit C, with protein sequence MSESMNDTSQILLAELGQLVRHCRVDRAELTLELERDGLLESLRFLRDDPRCDFQQLIDLCGVDYAEYGDGSWSGPRFAVVYHLLSLNHHQRLRVRVYLDEELPIVPSAVEIWPAANWFEREAFDLFGFLFEGHPDLRRILTDYGFVGHPFRKDFPLVGTVEMRYDADQRRVVYEPTRTEERVVVPRIVRIGEEGRYDAGNQ encoded by the coding sequence ATGAGCGAGAGCATGAACGATACCAGCCAGATCCTTCTGGCGGAGTTGGGTCAGCTGGTGCGCCACTGTCGGGTGGATCGCGCTGAGCTCACGCTGGAGCTGGAGCGGGACGGCCTGCTGGAGAGCCTGCGCTTCCTGCGCGACGACCCCCGCTGTGACTTTCAGCAACTCATCGACCTCTGTGGCGTGGACTACGCCGAGTACGGCGACGGAAGCTGGAGCGGGCCGCGCTTTGCCGTGGTCTACCACCTGCTTTCCCTGAACCACCACCAGCGCCTGCGGGTGCGCGTGTATCTGGATGAGGAGCTGCCGATAGTCCCCTCGGCGGTGGAGATCTGGCCAGCGGCCAATTGGTTCGAGCGGGAAGCCTTTGATCTGTTCGGGTTCCTGTTCGAAGGACACCCCGACCTGCGGCGCATACTGACGGACTACGGTTTCGTGGGTCACCCGTTCCGCAAGGATTTTCCCCTCGTGGGGACGGTGGAGATGCGCTACGACGCGGACCAGCGTCGCGTCGTCTACGAGCCCACCCGCACAGAAGAACGGGTCGTGGTACCGCGGATAGTGCGGATCGGTGAGGAGGGCCGTTACGATGCCGGAAATCAATAA
- the nuoK gene encoding NADH-quinone oxidoreductase subunit NuoK gives MSGQPTLAAWLILGALLFSIGVVGIFLNRKNVIILLMAIEILLLAVNINFVAFSRYLGNLEGQIFVFFILTVAAAEAAIGLAILVVYFRKRHSINVDDIDELRG, from the coding sequence ATGAGCGGCCAGCCTACCCTCGCGGCCTGGCTCATCCTGGGCGCTCTACTCTTTTCCATTGGCGTCGTCGGCATCTTTCTCAATCGCAAGAACGTCATCATCCTGCTCATGGCCATCGAGATCCTGCTCCTGGCCGTGAACATCAACTTTGTGGCCTTTTCCCGCTATCTCGGTAATCTGGAAGGACAGATCTTCGTGTTCTTCATACTGACGGTGGCCGCGGCCGAAGCGGCCATCGGGCTCGCCATCCTGGTGGTGTACTTCCGCAAGCGTCACAGCATCAACGTGGACGACATCGACGAATTACGGGG
- the nuoH gene encoding NADH-quinone oxidoreductase subunit NuoH, translating to MVFAELTSTPWWPALWSLLKIVAVLVPLLAAVAYLTLAERKVIGYMQIRLGPNRVGFRGLLQPIADALKLLFKEVVIPTNANRFLFLTAPVLAFVPAMLVWAAVPFGPDVAIANMNAGLLYVLAVAGLGVYGIIVAGWASNSKYAFLGAMRAAAQLVAYEIAMGFALVGVLMVAQSLNLSKIVAAQAGGGFWSWYWLPLFPFFLVYFISGVAETNRAPFDVAEGESEIVAGFHVEYSGMGFALFFLAEYANMIFVSLLTSVLFLGGWYPPLAIAPFTWVPGIVWLLLKTAFLLYVFLWIRATFPRYRYDQIMRLGWKVFIPVTIAWIVVIGIALETPLRSLLR from the coding sequence ATGGTCTTTGCGGAGCTCACCTCGACCCCCTGGTGGCCAGCCCTCTGGTCCTTGCTGAAGATCGTCGCGGTTCTCGTCCCCCTGCTGGCTGCCGTCGCCTATCTCACCCTGGCCGAGCGCAAGGTCATCGGTTACATGCAGATCCGTCTTGGCCCCAACCGGGTGGGCTTTCGCGGCCTGCTGCAACCCATTGCCGATGCCCTGAAGCTGCTCTTCAAGGAAGTGGTCATCCCCACCAATGCCAACCGCTTCCTTTTTCTGACGGCGCCGGTGCTGGCCTTCGTACCGGCCATGCTGGTCTGGGCTGCGGTACCTTTCGGTCCCGATGTGGCCATCGCCAACATGAATGCGGGCCTGCTCTACGTGCTCGCCGTCGCCGGGCTGGGTGTCTACGGGATCATCGTTGCCGGCTGGGCCTCCAACTCCAAGTACGCCTTTTTGGGAGCCATGCGCGCCGCGGCCCAGCTCGTCGCCTATGAAATCGCCATGGGCTTTGCCTTGGTGGGCGTGTTGATGGTGGCGCAGAGCCTGAACCTCAGCAAGATCGTCGCGGCGCAGGCGGGCGGCGGCTTCTGGTCCTGGTACTGGTTGCCCCTCTTTCCCTTCTTCCTGGTGTACTTCATCTCGGGAGTCGCCGAGACCAACCGGGCGCCCTTCGATGTCGCCGAGGGCGAATCGGAGATCGTCGCCGGTTTTCACGTGGAATATTCGGGCATGGGCTTTGCGCTCTTTTTCCTGGCGGAATACGCCAACATGATCTTCGTCTCCCTGCTCACTTCGGTGCTTTTCCTGGGCGGTTGGTACCCGCCCTTGGCCATTGCGCCCTTCACCTGGGTTCCGGGTATCGTCTGGCTGCTGTTGAAGACGGCTTTCCTGCTGTACGTCTTTCTCTGGATTCGCGCCACTTTTCCACGGTATCGTTACGATCAGATCATGCGGCTGGGGTGGAAGGTATTCATCCCGGTGACCATCGCCTGGATCGTGGTCATCGGCATCGCCCTGGAGACGCCCTTACGCAGCCTCTTGCGCTAG
- the tpiA gene encoding triose-phosphate isomerase: MRPIMVAGNWKMHGLSADAQHLTQSILDAGLEPTVPEVVLFPPFTLLHTVSQVAKGTALRWGGQNLFWENQGAYTGEISGSMLRDMGCRYVLVGHSERRQLFGETDAVVLRKAQAALHTGLIPVICVGETGDERQEGKTNAVLRRQIEALTPVLEHQGGGHQPHLVLAYEPVWAIGTGLTATPEQAEEAHAFIRSLVAEHTPALAKKLLILYGGSVKANNAAALFAAEDIDGGLVGGASLQAGEFIQICRAAHSVGRGV, translated from the coding sequence GTGCGCCCCATCATGGTAGCGGGAAATTGGAAGATGCATGGCCTCAGTGCCGATGCCCAGCATCTGACCCAGTCCATATTGGACGCGGGTCTCGAGCCCACCGTGCCGGAGGTCGTCCTCTTTCCCCCTTTCACGCTCCTGCACACCGTAAGCCAGGTGGCCAAGGGTACCGCCCTGCGCTGGGGAGGACAGAACCTGTTCTGGGAAAACCAGGGCGCCTACACCGGTGAGATCTCCGGTTCCATGCTGCGCGACATGGGCTGCCGCTACGTCCTCGTGGGGCACTCGGAACGGCGCCAGCTCTTTGGCGAAACGGATGCCGTCGTCCTGCGCAAGGCGCAGGCAGCCCTGCACACCGGCCTGATACCGGTCATCTGTGTCGGCGAGACCGGAGACGAACGCCAAGAGGGAAAGACCAATGCCGTGTTGCGGCGTCAGATCGAGGCCTTGACGCCGGTGCTGGAACACCAGGGCGGGGGACATCAACCGCACCTGGTGCTGGCCTACGAACCGGTGTGGGCCATCGGTACCGGCCTGACCGCAACGCCCGAGCAGGCCGAAGAGGCACACGCTTTCATCCGCTCCCTGGTGGCAGAACACACTCCGGCACTGGCCAAAAAGCTGCTCATTCTCTACGGCGGCAGCGTCAAGGCGAACAACGCCGCAGCACTCTTCGCCGCCGAGGATATCGACGGTGGTCTCGTGGGTGGCGCCTCCCTGCAGGCCGGCGAGTTCATCCAGATCTGTCGAGCCGCGCACAGCGTCGGTCGAGGAGTCTAA